A genomic stretch from Terriglobales bacterium includes:
- a CDS encoding amidohydrolase family protein, with protein sequence MTIDSHQHFWRFDPVRDSWITEDMQVLRRDFLPAELTREMASGGVDACIAVQADQSEAETDFLLDLAAKNVAITGVVGWTDLRSPRLAERLEHYARKPKLRGFRHIVQAEPDRRFLLRPDFLAGVRTLRQHNFTYDILIYANQLPAAIDFVAACPGQRFVLDHIAKPAIAKWQRGPGEFADWQSGIQRLASSPEVFCKLSGLVTEASWKTWRPGDFTPYLDVVFDAFGAGRLMFGSDWPVCLLAASYSQVKKLIADYVAPLPLAQREGIFGGNAVRFYGLPAGHLAAVEGPAN encoded by the coding sequence ATGACCATTGATTCGCACCAGCACTTCTGGCGCTTCGATCCCGTCAGGGACTCCTGGATCACCGAAGACATGCAAGTGTTGCGCCGCGACTTCCTGCCCGCTGAGTTAACGCGCGAGATGGCGTCGGGCGGCGTTGACGCGTGCATCGCCGTCCAAGCCGACCAGTCCGAAGCCGAAACCGATTTTCTGCTCGACCTGGCGGCGAAAAATGTGGCCATCACCGGCGTCGTCGGCTGGACCGATCTGCGCTCGCCGCGCCTGGCCGAGCGGCTGGAGCACTACGCGCGTAAACCGAAGCTGCGCGGCTTTCGCCACATTGTGCAGGCCGAACCCGATCGGCGGTTTCTCCTGCGCCCTGACTTTCTGGCTGGCGTGCGCACCCTGCGCCAGCACAACTTTACTTATGACATCCTGATCTACGCCAACCAGCTTCCCGCCGCCATCGACTTCGTCGCCGCGTGTCCCGGCCAGCGCTTCGTGCTCGACCACATTGCCAAGCCGGCCATCGCGAAGTGGCAGCGCGGCCCGGGCGAATTCGCTGACTGGCAGAGCGGCATCCAACGCCTCGCGAGCAGCCCGGAAGTTTTCTGCAAGCTTTCCGGCCTGGTCACCGAGGCCAGCTGGAAGACCTGGCGCCCCGGCGACTTCACGCCGTATCTCGACGTCGTCTTCGACGCCTTCGGCGCCGGCCGGCTCATGTTCGGCTCCGACTGGCCGGTGTGCCTGCTCGCAGCCAGCTACTCGCAGGTGAAGAAGCTTATCGCCGATTACGTTGCGCCGTTGCCGCTGGCACAGCGTGAAGGTATCTTCGGCGGGAACGCCGTCCGATTTTACGGACTGCCGGCCGGCCATCTGGCCGCAGTCGA
- a CDS encoding SDR family oxidoreductase, producing the protein MEARCLALSTNGNNAGSFRLDGKVVVVTGGASGIGRAIALSFAAHGGRVRILDLDRQHAEEVAAEIRGAGGDVCVYACDVSDQQQVNSVFRQISAREHIHILVNNAGIAHVGTLHQTAEPDFDRVFRVNVKGVYNCMHACVEHMRSNGGGVILNLASIAATAGLPERFAYSMSKGAVVSMTLSVAKDYLKDNIRCNCISPARVLTPFVEGFVRKNYPGQEQEMLSKLAQSQPVGRMAAPEEVASLALFLCSDEASFITGTDYPIDGGFFNLRG; encoded by the coding sequence CTGGAAGCGAGGTGTCTCGCTCTGAGCACGAACGGCAACAACGCGGGCAGCTTCCGCCTCGACGGCAAAGTGGTGGTCGTCACCGGCGGCGCCAGCGGCATCGGGCGCGCCATCGCGCTCAGCTTTGCGGCGCACGGCGGGCGCGTGCGCATCCTCGACCTCGACCGCCAGCACGCCGAGGAGGTGGCCGCGGAAATCCGCGGCGCCGGCGGCGACGTCTGCGTTTACGCCTGCGATGTCTCTGATCAGCAGCAGGTGAACAGCGTGTTTCGCCAGATCTCGGCGCGCGAGCACATCCACATCCTGGTGAACAACGCCGGCATCGCCCATGTCGGCACGCTGCACCAGACGGCTGAGCCCGATTTCGATCGCGTTTTTCGGGTCAACGTGAAGGGCGTGTACAACTGCATGCACGCCTGCGTGGAGCACATGCGCTCCAACGGCGGCGGCGTCATCCTGAACCTGGCCTCTATCGCGGCCACCGCCGGGCTCCCCGAGCGGTTCGCCTACTCGATGAGCAAGGGCGCGGTCGTTTCCATGACGCTCTCGGTGGCGAAGGACTACCTGAAGGACAACATCCGCTGCAACTGCATCTCGCCGGCGCGCGTGCTCACGCCCTTCGTCGAAGGTTTCGTGCGCAAGAACTACCCGGGGCAGGAGCAGGAGATGCTGAGCAAACTGGCGCAGTCGCAGCCGGTCGGACGCATGGCCGCGCCCGAAGAGGTCGCCTCGCTGGCGCTGTTCCTCTGCTCCGACGAAGCATCGTTCATCACCGGCACCGACTATCCCATTGACGGAGGCTTCTTCAACCTCCGCGGGTGA
- a CDS encoding altronate dehydratase family protein — translation MHTLLAIKASTPTMPAKVLQLDPRDNVLIALSSLRTGESVGFDGAEYTLVSDVPAKHKFATQDLAVGDRVIMYGVLVGKAMQPIRRGEAITTRNLHHEADAFHQKSKAIHWKAPDVSRWASSKFHGYRRADGQVGTRNYWLVVPLVFCENRNIAVLKQAFEEELGFAAPQPYRRRVAEMAKLYREGKLSQVKAFELSAAVEGARAPRLFPHLDGIKFLMHEGGCGGTREDTNNLCALIAGYLHHPNVAGATVLSLGCQHSQVEILQAEIAKRDPHFSKPLIVLEQQQSKSEAAMLDEAIRRTFVALAEADQLRRQPAPLSDLCVALKCGGSDGFSGISANPAIGHVSDVIAALGGRTILAEFPELCGVEQELIDRATSDAVADRFIQLMRDYAARAKAVRAGFDMNPSPGNVRDGLITDAMKSAGAARKGGSSPVTAVLDYPEYCTTSGLNLLCTPGNDVECVTAQVGAGSSVVLFTTGLGTPTGNPIAPVVKIATNSSLAERMADIIDVDTGAVVAGEATVEQAGEQILDFVVKVASGEVQTKAEQLRQDDFIPWKRGVSL, via the coding sequence ATGCATACACTATTGGCCATCAAGGCGAGTACCCCAACCATGCCGGCCAAGGTGTTGCAGCTCGATCCGCGGGACAACGTGCTCATTGCGCTCTCCAGCCTGCGCACAGGCGAGTCGGTGGGCTTCGACGGCGCCGAGTACACGCTGGTTTCCGATGTCCCGGCCAAGCACAAGTTCGCCACCCAGGACCTGGCCGTCGGCGATCGTGTGATCATGTACGGCGTTCTTGTCGGAAAGGCGATGCAGCCCATTCGCCGCGGCGAGGCCATTACGACCCGCAACCTGCACCACGAGGCGGATGCGTTTCACCAGAAGTCGAAGGCGATTCACTGGAAGGCGCCCGACGTGTCGCGCTGGGCCTCGAGCAAGTTCCACGGATACCGCCGCGCGGATGGTCAGGTGGGCACGCGCAACTACTGGCTCGTTGTGCCGCTGGTCTTCTGCGAGAACCGCAACATCGCGGTGCTCAAGCAGGCCTTCGAGGAAGAGCTCGGGTTCGCCGCGCCGCAGCCGTATCGCCGGCGCGTGGCGGAGATGGCGAAGCTCTACCGCGAGGGCAAGCTCAGCCAGGTGAAGGCGTTCGAGTTAAGCGCGGCCGTGGAAGGCGCGCGAGCGCCCCGGCTGTTCCCGCACCTGGACGGCATCAAGTTCCTGATGCACGAAGGCGGCTGCGGCGGGACGCGCGAGGACACCAACAACCTGTGCGCGCTCATCGCCGGATACCTGCACCATCCCAACGTCGCGGGCGCCACTGTGCTCAGCCTGGGCTGCCAGCACTCGCAAGTGGAGATCCTCCAGGCGGAAATCGCAAAGCGCGATCCGCATTTTTCCAAGCCCTTGATCGTGCTGGAGCAGCAGCAGAGCAAGTCGGAAGCCGCCATGCTCGACGAAGCCATCCGGCGCACCTTCGTCGCGCTCGCCGAAGCCGACCAGCTCCGCCGCCAGCCGGCGCCGCTCTCAGACCTTTGCGTGGCGCTCAAGTGCGGCGGCTCCGACGGCTTCTCCGGAATCTCCGCCAACCCGGCCATCGGCCACGTCTCTGACGTGATTGCCGCGCTGGGCGGCCGCACGATCCTGGCCGAGTTTCCCGAACTCTGCGGCGTTGAGCAGGAGCTGATTGACCGCGCCACCAGCGACGCGGTTGCCGACCGGTTCATTCAGCTCATGCGCGACTACGCCGCGCGCGCGAAAGCCGTCCGCGCCGGGTTTGACATGAATCCCTCGCCCGGCAACGTCCGCGACGGACTGATCACCGACGCCATGAAGTCAGCCGGCGCCGCGCGCAAGGGCGGCTCGTCGCCGGTCACCGCGGTGCTCGACTATCCCGAGTACTGCACGACGTCCGGCCTCAATCTGCTGTGCACGCCCGGCAACGATGTGGAGTGCGTCACCGCGCAGGTTGGCGCCGGCTCGAGCGTGGTGCTTTTCACAACCGGGCTCGGCACGCCCACCGGCAATCCGATCGCGCCGGTGGTGAAGATCGCCACCAACTCGTCGCTCGCCGAGCGCATGGCCGACATCATTGACGTGGACACCGGCGCGGTCGTCGCGGGCGAAGCGACGGTGGAGCAGGCGGGCGAACAGATCCTCGACTTCGTCGTCAAGGTGGCGTCCGGCGAAGTGCAAACCAAGGCGGAGCAGCTCCGCCAGGACGACTTCATTCCCTGGAAGCGAGGTGTCTCGCTCTGA
- a CDS encoding TonB-dependent receptor: MRWAKAAATFLLVVLLASGTTLVAQTAAGEANGTVTDPSGAVISSATVRLINQATGVETVRTTNDSGEYLFINVQPGTYTLRAEKAGFKSVQTAAFPIGVRQAVKQDLKLAVGAVTETMQVTAEAALVDATTTELGTVIDQKVVNDLPLNGRNFTQLLTLTPGVTPVSTSQNNSVGCCEGNVGIPGSGFSDGSFHGQANRSKLYFYDGIINTNIRGPTYILIPNVDAVQEFKVVGHDAKAEYGGATGGVVNLVSKSGGNAFHGSAFEYVRSNFFDARNSITDAVCSAPRCPKVAPANFATTPVSGPAPFHQNQFGAVISGPIIKNKTFFSGGYDGWRFSQADLAQSYVPTAAELAGDFTNTTSAFRRQIYNPFSSRASGTNFIRDAFRCDAAGNPLPVDPVTKQQAQNVGVICNKLPAALINPAMQKFFQTYSAVPNFVDPAGNNNFVRSRPTLNNSNGYTARVDHKFNDRDNGFFRYTEQRNTILTPIGTVGSTGGGSQGRNYGGGWTHIFNPNLILDVRGGYAGRPAVDAGQQNDHPAGLDPLNTAGFKDVDKYHGLLVALSNWTNGGNNNFGIRGPAPRENPSWSVNPNLSWLRGRHNIKTGFWFINAKRIQLNTFQTYTFSDAQTACSSSTITVAGVQCASTTGLSLASALLGFPSSFQAQLPILHGGPVKFGYASWAAYLQDEWRITPRITLTYGLRYDYVTQPHTLDGRLWNSLDIARQLYIVGATQLPDVCSKVGSAPCLPDAFLNDPHRANVVAAGKPFFAPPPIKDNWGPRVGLAWQITPKTVMRGGYGLYWDSLTARSQYAQNDLEAAVWPDATAFSGSANACTNGGACAFTNGTAVDLITQQGRGFATPLPSYSGATGQPWVPNNNFFDDPAHYRDGYAQEWNFELQRELTSTMMVSAAYVGSKSGRLPYTGQANSANQAFPNGTPTATVDAARQMPWVSAGLAYTRSIGFAHYNALQTRFQKRFSNGLFSLLSYTWSKSTDVSSGYFNVENGVGGGSTVQNFYDFNTARGVSGYDIPHFVSWATMYDLPAGHGKRFLNSGPLAWLLGDWQANSIFQVRSGQPYNLQITGDLANIRGSAPAGPGTYLRPNLIADPFAAGPVAANPDPLCQKTISQGGKAADATHTVASWFNTCAFGIPSGAFGNLGKNAFRGPHVTNMDFSMFKTLPLHREGMSLQLRFEAFNVFNIQNYDVPKPTGNNNLVVNTNATTMATGAGRITSLAQGTTPRQLQFGLRFQF, translated from the coding sequence ATGCGTTGGGCGAAAGCAGCCGCAACTTTCCTGCTCGTTGTGCTGCTGGCTTCGGGCACGACACTGGTAGCGCAAACCGCGGCGGGCGAAGCGAACGGGACCGTTACCGACCCATCGGGCGCGGTCATTTCCAGCGCCACCGTCAGGCTCATCAACCAGGCGACGGGCGTCGAGACCGTGCGCACCACTAACGATTCGGGCGAATATCTTTTCATCAACGTGCAGCCCGGCACGTACACGCTGCGCGCGGAAAAGGCGGGCTTCAAGAGCGTGCAGACGGCTGCGTTTCCCATCGGCGTGCGCCAGGCCGTGAAGCAGGACCTAAAGCTTGCGGTGGGGGCCGTGACCGAAACCATGCAGGTCACCGCCGAGGCGGCGCTGGTAGACGCTACCACCACGGAGCTGGGAACGGTCATCGACCAGAAGGTCGTGAACGACCTGCCGCTGAACGGGCGCAACTTCACGCAGCTGCTCACGCTCACACCGGGCGTGACACCGGTTTCCACCTCGCAGAACAACAGCGTGGGCTGTTGTGAAGGCAACGTCGGCATTCCGGGGTCGGGCTTCTCCGACGGTTCGTTCCATGGCCAGGCGAACCGCTCCAAGCTCTACTTCTACGACGGAATCATCAACACCAACATCCGCGGACCGACATACATCCTCATCCCCAACGTCGATGCGGTGCAGGAGTTCAAGGTCGTGGGTCACGACGCCAAGGCCGAATACGGCGGCGCCACGGGCGGCGTGGTGAACCTGGTCTCCAAGAGCGGCGGCAACGCTTTCCACGGCTCGGCCTTCGAGTACGTGCGCAGCAACTTCTTCGACGCGCGCAACTCGATCACTGACGCGGTGTGCAGCGCGCCGCGCTGCCCGAAGGTTGCGCCGGCGAACTTCGCGACGACTCCGGTGAGCGGGCCGGCGCCATTCCACCAGAACCAATTCGGCGCCGTGATCAGCGGCCCGATCATCAAAAACAAGACGTTCTTCTCCGGCGGATACGACGGCTGGCGTTTCAGCCAGGCCGACCTGGCGCAGTCCTATGTTCCCACGGCCGCGGAGCTGGCCGGCGACTTTACCAATACCACTTCGGCGTTCCGCAGACAGATCTACAATCCGTTCTCGTCGCGGGCGTCGGGCACCAACTTCATCCGCGACGCGTTCCGCTGCGACGCGGCCGGCAATCCGCTTCCGGTGGATCCGGTGACCAAGCAGCAGGCGCAGAACGTGGGCGTCATCTGCAACAAGCTTCCCGCCGCGCTGATCAATCCGGCGATGCAGAAGTTCTTCCAGACCTACTCGGCCGTCCCCAACTTTGTGGACCCGGCCGGCAATAACAATTTCGTACGTTCGCGGCCGACCCTGAACAACTCGAACGGCTACACCGCGCGCGTGGACCACAAGTTCAACGACCGCGACAACGGTTTCTTCCGTTACACGGAGCAGCGCAACACGATCCTGACGCCAATCGGCACCGTGGGTTCTACCGGCGGCGGATCGCAGGGCCGCAACTACGGTGGCGGCTGGACGCACATCTTCAATCCGAACCTGATCCTCGATGTTCGCGGCGGGTACGCCGGCCGTCCGGCGGTGGATGCCGGCCAGCAGAACGACCATCCTGCCGGCCTCGATCCGCTGAACACGGCCGGATTCAAGGACGTGGACAAGTATCACGGCCTGCTGGTCGCGCTTTCGAACTGGACCAATGGCGGCAACAACAACTTCGGCATCCGCGGCCCGGCGCCGCGCGAGAACCCGAGCTGGAGCGTGAACCCGAACCTGAGCTGGCTGCGTGGGCGTCACAACATCAAGACCGGCTTCTGGTTCATCAACGCGAAACGCATCCAGTTGAACACCTTTCAGACCTACACGTTCTCCGACGCGCAGACCGCCTGCTCGTCTTCGACGATCACGGTGGCCGGGGTCCAATGCGCCAGCACAACGGGACTTTCGCTTGCCTCGGCGCTGCTGGGCTTCCCCAGCTCGTTCCAGGCGCAGCTGCCCATCCTGCACGGCGGGCCGGTGAAGTTCGGATACGCGTCGTGGGCCGCCTACCTGCAGGACGAGTGGCGCATCACCCCGCGCATCACGCTGACCTACGGCCTGCGGTACGACTACGTGACGCAGCCGCACACGCTCGATGGCCGACTGTGGAACTCGCTCGACATCGCGCGGCAGCTCTACATCGTCGGGGCAACGCAGCTGCCCGATGTGTGCAGCAAGGTCGGCTCGGCGCCATGTCTGCCCGACGCTTTCCTGAACGATCCGCACCGGGCCAACGTGGTGGCGGCAGGCAAGCCGTTCTTCGCCCCGCCTCCGATCAAAGACAACTGGGGCCCGCGGGTAGGTCTGGCGTGGCAAATCACGCCCAAGACCGTCATGCGCGGCGGCTACGGTCTCTACTGGGATTCACTCACCGCGCGCAGCCAGTACGCGCAGAACGACCTGGAAGCGGCCGTGTGGCCCGACGCCACTGCGTTCAGCGGCTCGGCCAACGCCTGCACCAACGGAGGGGCCTGCGCCTTCACCAACGGCACCGCGGTTGACCTGATCACGCAGCAGGGACGCGGCTTTGCCACGCCGCTGCCGTCGTACTCGGGCGCGACCGGCCAGCCGTGGGTACCCAACAACAACTTCTTCGACGATCCGGCCCACTATCGTGACGGTTACGCGCAGGAGTGGAACTTCGAACTGCAGCGCGAGCTGACTTCAACCATGATGGTTTCAGCCGCGTACGTCGGCAGCAAGAGCGGACGCCTGCCGTACACCGGCCAGGCGAACTCGGCCAATCAGGCCTTTCCCAACGGCACGCCCACGGCAACGGTGGACGCGGCGCGGCAGATGCCCTGGGTCTCGGCCGGACTGGCCTACACCCGCAGCATCGGCTTCGCCCACTACAACGCTTTGCAGACGCGCTTCCAGAAGCGTTTCTCCAACGGGCTGTTCTCGCTGCTGTCGTACACCTGGAGCAAGTCCACTGACGTTTCCAGCGGTTACTTCAACGTGGAAAACGGCGTGGGCGGCGGCTCGACCGTGCAGAACTTCTACGACTTCAACACGGCACGTGGTGTCTCCGGCTACGACATTCCGCACTTTGTCTCGTGGGCGACGATGTACGACCTGCCGGCCGGCCACGGCAAGCGGTTCCTCAACAGCGGGCCGCTGGCCTGGCTGCTCGGCGACTGGCAGGCGAACTCCATTTTCCAGGTCCGCTCCGGACAGCCGTACAACCTGCAGATCACCGGCGACCTGGCCAACATCCGCGGCAGCGCGCCAGCGGGACCGGGAACGTATCTGCGTCCGAACCTGATCGCCGATCCGTTCGCTGCCGGTCCGGTGGCGGCCAATCCCGACCCGCTCTGCCAGAAGACCATCTCGCAGGGCGGCAAGGCGGCTGACGCTACGCACACGGTGGCCAGCTGGTTCAACACCTGCGCGTTCGGTATTCCGTCGGGCGCGTTCGGCAATTTGGGCAAGAACGCTTTCCGCGGGCCGCACGTCACCAACATGGACTTCTCCATGTTCAAGACGCTGCCCCTGCATCGCGAAGGCATGAGTCTGCAGCTTCGCTTTGAAGCGTTCAACGTGTTCAACATCCAGAACTACGACGTGCCCAAGCCGACGGGCAACAACAACCTGGTGGTGAATACCAACGCCACGACGATGGCGACCGGCGCGGGCAGAATTACCTCGCTCGCGCAGGGCACCACGCCGCGGCAGTTGCAGTTCGGTCTGCGGTTCCAGTTCTAA
- a CDS encoding IclR family transcriptional regulator, giving the protein MIRARESKAAPVGVVSKVLRILEVLDRANSGLQLRQIAQQTGIHKSTAYRFLAHLESEGYLFRDNTGAYLVGPKLARLGSGIAYHATLRTVSHPVLQELWALTRETVNLAVLENHQVLYLDVMESTYTFRLVSQVGARRPLYCTALGKAMLAFMSETEREAALATTRFERITPHTVGDLPRLRRELVKIRQQGFALDDEEAAVGARCVAAPILDESGKVAAAISVSGPIARIGREKIPSFAVAIKDGARVISARLGFSEAPAAATAS; this is encoded by the coding sequence ATGATCCGCGCGCGCGAATCCAAGGCTGCTCCCGTCGGCGTCGTTTCAAAAGTATTGCGAATTCTGGAAGTGCTCGACCGGGCGAACTCGGGGTTGCAACTTCGCCAGATTGCCCAGCAGACAGGAATTCACAAGAGCACGGCCTACCGCTTCCTGGCGCACCTGGAATCGGAGGGCTATCTGTTCCGCGACAACACCGGCGCCTACCTAGTTGGGCCGAAGCTGGCACGGCTGGGATCGGGGATCGCCTACCACGCCACGCTGCGCACCGTCAGCCATCCGGTGCTGCAGGAACTGTGGGCGCTGACGCGCGAGACGGTGAACCTGGCGGTGCTGGAAAACCATCAGGTGCTGTACCTCGACGTGATGGAGAGCACGTACACGTTCCGGCTGGTCTCGCAGGTGGGCGCGCGGCGTCCTCTCTATTGCACGGCGCTGGGCAAGGCGATGCTGGCGTTCATGTCGGAGACCGAGCGCGAGGCGGCGCTGGCAACCACGCGCTTTGAGCGCATCACGCCACACACCGTCGGCGACCTGCCGCGGCTGCGCCGCGAGCTGGTGAAGATCCGCCAGCAGGGGTTCGCCCTCGACGATGAAGAGGCTGCCGTCGGTGCTCGCTGCGTGGCAGCGCCGATCCTCGACGAAAGCGGAAAGGTGGCGGCGGCGATCAGCGTCTCGGGGCCGATTGCGCGCATCGGGCGCGAGAAGATCCCCAGCTTCGCGGTGGCCATCAAAGACGGCGCCCGCGTGATTTCGGCGCGGCTGGGATTCAGCGAAGCGCCGGCGGCCGCGACAGCGTCATAA
- a CDS encoding glycoside hydrolase family 36 protein: MDRREFLRVSSGAAAGCMLLPPALEAALAPGFGAAFRADQGKVVPLDAAANVDKIVLVRRWRGDVLTSQVVNRSKQPVRIREIVLASAQHGMPAEARLYGESFQMLSQTSGTLARPEDMGYSERKHYRIPQPEDATSIFSLLMLTPPGGKTTMAAFTSCRRFIGRFYLRPQTLDTVIDTEGLELNPGQSWELEEFMLGEGAGRAGLLGQLSARLVQNHPRKPFTPIPTGWCSWYHFGPRVTAKNVLDNLEYIAENIPGLRYIQIDDGYQAAMGDWLETGKAFGGDVVSVLKEIRKRGFEPAIWVAPFIAQKDSHVFQQHPEWFIMDVDGNPLASNTVTFGGWRFGPWYALDGTHPEVQKHFEEFFGQMRRDWGCTYFKLDANFWGAMHGGRFHDPRATRVEAYRRGMQAIQRGVGDGFILGCNHPMWPSLGLIDGSRSSDDIKRTWAKFRGAGRQNLARGWQNGKLWWNDPDAVVLTGEMSDDEYQLHATVIYACGGMTLNGDDLTTISPARLEMLRKLLPPTGVAAEFEDDSLRVGYIRLPKALMVCLFNWEETPQTLSFRLPAGGRRVSDYWSEEDMGRRDGVVEVKDMPPHSARLFKCV; the protein is encoded by the coding sequence ATGGATCGCAGAGAATTTCTGCGGGTGTCGTCAGGTGCGGCGGCCGGGTGCATGCTGCTGCCGCCGGCGCTGGAGGCGGCGCTGGCGCCGGGGTTTGGCGCGGCGTTTCGTGCTGATCAGGGCAAGGTCGTGCCGCTCGACGCCGCGGCGAACGTGGACAAGATCGTGCTCGTGCGCCGATGGCGCGGCGACGTGCTCACGTCGCAGGTGGTGAATCGCAGCAAGCAGCCGGTGCGCATCCGCGAGATTGTGCTGGCGAGCGCGCAGCATGGCATGCCCGCTGAGGCGCGGCTCTACGGCGAGAGCTTCCAGATGCTCTCGCAAACTTCCGGCACGCTCGCCCGGCCCGAAGACATGGGCTACTCCGAGCGCAAGCACTACCGCATTCCCCAGCCCGAAGACGCGACTTCGATTTTCAGCCTGCTCATGCTCACACCGCCCGGCGGCAAGACGACGATGGCGGCGTTCACCTCGTGCCGCCGCTTCATTGGCCGGTTCTATCTGCGCCCGCAAACGCTCGACACGGTGATCGACACCGAGGGCCTCGAGCTGAACCCGGGCCAGTCCTGGGAGCTGGAAGAATTCATGCTCGGCGAAGGCGCCGGCCGCGCCGGCCTGCTCGGGCAGCTCTCGGCGCGTCTCGTACAGAACCATCCGCGCAAGCCGTTCACGCCAATTCCGACCGGGTGGTGCTCCTGGTATCACTTCGGCCCGCGGGTGACCGCAAAGAACGTTCTCGACAACCTGGAGTACATCGCCGAAAACATTCCCGGCCTGCGCTACATTCAGATTGACGACGGCTACCAGGCCGCGATGGGCGACTGGCTGGAAACGGGCAAGGCCTTTGGCGGCGACGTGGTTTCGGTGCTGAAGGAAATCAGGAAGCGCGGCTTCGAGCCGGCCATTTGGGTGGCGCCCTTCATCGCACAGAAGGATTCGCACGTCTTCCAGCAGCATCCGGAGTGGTTCATCATGGATGTGGACGGCAATCCTCTCGCGTCCAACACCGTCACGTTCGGCGGATGGCGCTTCGGGCCGTGGTACGCGCTCGACGGCACGCATCCCGAAGTGCAGAAGCACTTCGAAGAATTCTTCGGCCAGATGCGGCGCGACTGGGGCTGCACTTACTTCAAGCTCGACGCCAACTTCTGGGGCGCGATGCACGGCGGCCGCTTTCACGACCCGCGGGCGACGCGCGTGGAGGCGTACCGGCGCGGCATGCAGGCGATCCAGCGCGGCGTCGGCGACGGGTTCATTCTGGGATGCAATCATCCCATGTGGCCGTCGCTCGGGCTGATTGACGGCTCGCGCTCGTCCGACGACATCAAGCGAACGTGGGCGAAATTCCGCGGCGCCGGCCGGCAGAACCTGGCGCGCGGATGGCAGAACGGCAAGCTGTGGTGGAACGATCCCGACGCGGTGGTGCTCACCGGCGAGATGAGCGATGACGAATACCAGCTGCACGCCACCGTGATCTACGCCTGCGGCGGCATGACGCTCAACGGCGACGACCTGACGACCATCTCGCCGGCGCGGCTGGAGATGCTGCGCAAGCTGCTGCCGCCCACCGGCGTCGCTGCCGAATTCGAAGATGACTCGCTGCGCGTTGGTTACATCCGCCTGCCCAAAGCGCTCATGGTTTGCCTGTTCAACTGGGAGGAGACGCCGCAGACTTTGTCGTTCCGGCTTCCGGCCGGCGGACGGCGCGTCTCCGATTATTGGTCGGAGGAGGACATGGGACGGCGCGACGGCGTGGTTGAGGTCAAGGACATGCCGCCGCACTCGGCGCGGCTGTTCAAGTGCGTGTGA